TGGTCCTTCAGGAATCTCATTAGTTTCACAACTGGATAGTAGTGAGTTCTCTTATTGTATTGGAAATTTAAGCGATCCATTTGATGAAAAAAATGTACTGATCATAGGGAAAAAGTCCGAAGGAGTTGAAAACTCAACTCCTCTTATTATTAGGGAGTTCCATTACTACGTAAATCTTGAAGGCATTAGCTTTGGGGATAGGATGCTCGGTATTGACAAAAAGGATTTGAGAATGGATAATTTTAAAAGTGGTGGGGGTGCAATTATTGATTTAGGTTCAAGTTTGAGTTTCCTTCAAGATATTGCATACGAGAAAGTTGAACAAGGCAATTGTTGATTACACAGAAGACTTATTGGAAAGACAATATTTCTCTTTGGACAAGTATCAGCTTTGCTATATTGGACACTTGTTTAGGGATTTTAGGGGTTTTCCAacaaaagcatttcattttgatgGAGCAACAATGGAATTAGATAAAGAGAATTTGTTTAAGCAAGTATACCCAGATGTGGTATGTTTAAGTGTATTGAATGCTGCAGAAAATGGTGTCGATCATAGTCTTCTTGGCGTAGAACTCCAAAAATATTTCTATAAATCATTTGAcgtgaatgaaatgcaagttaACTTCGAGAGGATGAATTGTGATACTATTTGGATTTATAATATATGATGAAATGTAAGTTAACTTCGAGAGGATGGATTGTGCTGCTCTTTGGGATGATAATCGCTGATGAGGATGTGATGTTCTTTTATGTTGAAGCTCTTGGAAATGCCGAAGAAGACTTTGAATGGGTTAAGCTGCCTTGTTAATGCCTTTGCCTTTTCATTATAATCAACAACAAATTGTTTAAGCATTTTTCTGTTCTATTCAGGTTTTGAATCGAATTCGAGATGGATTACATAAGTTCTTTCTCTTCCTACTATGAGTGTTTCAAAAAATTCCATCCACAGAATTTGAATTTAAGTACAGTTAGTTTGCTGATTATATAAAATATGTATAAAATATGTTTATACCAATATGTATATAAAATATAGTTAGCTTTAACTATCACACATAAAATATAATAATTGGAAATAATTTTAACACATAATAATTGGAGTTGAAGAAAATGATTGGTGAATATAGTTGTAAATAGgtagtttttaatttttattaccaACATTTTTGAGATGTAATTTAttgaaacttttcattttttcttattaGTGTCATGATTGAAATGTAATAACCCTAATTAAAAGACATGAGGGTAATTTAggcaaaacaaaaactaaaagcaaAATATGTTCACACTTACACTCTCTGTTACCAAGACTCATCTTACTTTTTATATAGGAATGATAATGATACATTTGATATTGTTACAAGGCAACGTGTGCTTCATCGTGTGAGGGCAAGTAATTAAATACAATTCTTTTGTCAACTCTACATCGTCAACGAACAACAAGCAACTTTAGTTGCAGGCTATTGCTGATTGATTGACAATAACATTAAAAATTAAGATTATGTGTCATTTGCTTTACGTGAGCTGACAAATTTGGGAAGAGAGAATCCTTTAAAACACTTTGCACATTTACACATTTGCTTACAGCAATCCTTTGCATAATAATCAGAAAGTATGGCTAGCTTTCTTCTAATCACCATAACCGTCGTTTTTTTCTGTCTTTTGATAGCAAGAACCAACCATAGTAGTAGGAGTAGGGTAGTTACAAAAATGATTCATTATAACTCTATTCACTCCCCCTATTTTGACACAAATGCTGCTGAACATAGGGACTTGCATATTTCCTTATCTCGCTTAAGATACTTGAaggtgaaaatgtaagaagacTTGAAGCGGACAATGCAAGATGATTCAAATGATTCAAATGATGATTCAGATCATGATATTGATTTCGAGACTGGAATTTTTGTTAACACATCAATCCCTGTGTTTTTTGTGGGTTTCAACATTGGTTCACGGGAGGCTGCTCAATTGGTTGCGTTGGATACTGGTAGTAATCTGTTTTGGGTTCCTTGCAAACCTGGTATAGGCGGCAGTAGGACATTCTATGGAAACTATTGGCCTGGGGAGTTTTCAACATATTCTGCTAATATGAGGTGCGAGGACCTTTGTTCTTCTACTCCATTGACATGTAAAACAACACCCAATCTGTGCTCATATCAATTGAAATATTTGGGTGAAGTCGTTGTCCGTGAAAATCTTGCATTTGAAAGATTTGTTTTCGGTTTATCATTTGACAACCAACCAACGCATGAGTTAAACAATCTGTTATTTGGATGTACTAGAAAAAATAGCTACATAGACAAGGT
The Coffea arabica cultivar ET-39 chromosome 6c, Coffea Arabica ET-39 HiFi, whole genome shotgun sequence genome window above contains:
- the LOC113693297 gene encoding aspartic proteinase Asp1-like — protein: MQDDSNDSNDDSDHDIDFETGIFVNTSIPVFFVGFNIGSREAAQLVALDTGSNLFWVPCKPGIGGSRTFYGNYWPGEFSTYSANMRCEDLCSSTPLTCKTTPNLCSYQLKYLGEVVVRENLAFERFVFGLSFDNQPTHELNNLLFGCTRKNSYIDKVNGVLGLGPSGISLASQTG